Genomic window (Anaerolineales bacterium):
TTCCAGGATGTGGGTCACGTGATTCTTGACCGTCCCCTCGGCGATGACCAGCGTTTCGGCGATCTCGCGATTGCTGGCGCCGGCAGCGATCAGCTGCAGGACCTGGATCTCACGCTCGGAGAGCGGCTCCGCCATCAACTCCTGGGGGGTCTTTGCTTTTGGCGTGAGGCGGGAGAACTCGGCCACAACTTTGGTGGCGATGGAGGGCTGCAGGAAGGATTCGCCGCGC
Coding sequences:
- a CDS encoding response regulator transcription factor; translation: RGESFLQPSIATKVVAEFSRLTPKAKTPQELMAEPLSEREIQVLQLIAAGASNREIAETLVIAEGTVKNHVTHILEKIGVRDRTQAALRAREWGLI